Within the Glycine max cultivar Williams 82 chromosome 12, Glycine_max_v4.0, whole genome shotgun sequence genome, the region TCCAAATACTATTTTCAGTTGTTCGAGCCTAGTTACtgttacattgatttttaaGATTGTAAGtgtgtattattttaattttttgtttacttaattttatgaaagttcattccttttaattttaatgaagtGGAATAAGTAAAAAGTAACGACGACGATGGTCTCAAATTTAATATCAaagctttgttgttgttgttgtaaaatttattaGCAAACTCTATTCGTatcaaaatgaataattttaagttTGCTGCAACAAAACTAGTGGCACGTCATCAGTGACTGCAAAAACGAGTACATTTAGTGGTTATACTTATACCAAGCCTCATGCTTTAAAAATTGCAttacaacaaattaaataagtaGAAACGTTAATactatgtttaaaaaataataatgatcatTATTCTTGTCTTGTTCTCTTCGTTACAGTTAAGTAATCTTCAACGGTATGACTCAAGTGATAATCCtattattggttttttttaggAATTGTTGATtgcttttattaaaattatactttGTATTTTGGTCTAATTCTTTAAGACTAGCTACAATTAAGTAAGTAATCGTCAACAATATGATCAAAGAAGCAATCCGTATGAttgattgtttttaataaaattatactttatttatttattttagagttcCCAGAGTTTGCATCACGTggatctttaaaatttaaaacatatatacGTGTGCTTcctctttctttattttaagtTCACACACATCACGTGGATTATTAAAActtggaaatgaaaataaaatatgcattgctacttttagtttttttatttaaacctgaaagtaaaattgacaaaataaaataagaacaatTTGGATGTACTGCCACTCTctcagtataaaaaattatatacagtcagctaattagaaattattagctgataaaaaatagaatatgatttttaaaataataattaagaatatcaataaatttattgtccATCATGCATGAAATTTTTTAGTCGAATAATGACTTAAAAATTCTTTACATTATTTTCGCAATAAAAATTGAGTCAACTCgtgaatttaaaagaaaatttctgCCTTCCAAAATCTCATTGGTCGTTTGATGAACATCTCTCTCAAGAAAACCTCCCAATAGTTAAGTATTAGTTAAATAACTGcgactaatatatttttaggttgAATCTTTCGTGATTTCCTCAGCATGTCCTTGATTTCTTGTAAGATAGAGACATATATTATTAgtgtaagtttttttatattattaattactaattataaattatttttgtggacgaaattttcaataaacacatataagagaaaaaaaaataagaatgtaaaataaattaagtttatcttataaattaaaattagcttatgtaGAAGTTAAATcaacttttcaaaagaaaaagttaaagtaaacttttagagaagttaaaacaaatttttataagCCAATTTTAACTCATGGAAGAAgcttaaatttatttcatatttttttctttcttttataaatatttattaaaggttgattcaaacatttttttttttgctgtagTATAATTATTAGCAAACCTTGAAACCTCTTGAAAAGCAAACACATCCTAGATTTTCCTTTAAGgcattacaaataataaaatttggatcgaaataaaaaacatgatatTAAGTGTACATTTACATCCCATATTTAACTAAAAAGGTCTGCAACCTAATTAAACTCTCTCAGCACATGAACCCAATAAACTTTACTTTCATATCTATGAATATCATGGACAGCTTTAACCATGCTAGAACACAGGTGCGTTTAAAAACATTCTTTAATAAGCAAGTTAATAACGCATTGGGAGTTTGAACTCTGAATACATCTTGATGTTCCTAAATCCCCTtggtattaatttataaattacataattctaattcataaataaagataaaagcgggtggtttgagtttttttttttgggtttgaGATAGTTATGGAAAAAATTTGGTTAGTTTCAAGGAAATGTGAAATTTACATACCAAAAAGTTATTGGTATTAAATTTGGGGtctctttaaataaattttggtgTTCAAGtctaatggataaaaaaaatgtgattaaaagagaaaatcgTAATAGAAGTGATAAATTAGATTTTTCGATAGAAATAGTTATTAACACATTAATGTcatagtaattaaaataatgtaaaatataccTTTAAAGTAAGAGACTAAAATATTCTAACTGAGAGAGTAGAAAATTGAAAAGAGTGTTGCTCATTCTTCTAATTATGAGATTATAACTTCATAAAGTAAATTAATGCATTAATCTAATACTACTATTAtgtaatcttttatcttttatataatatagGCAAAAAAATTTCCGTTTAAATAAGACGCATTTTAGATATATTTTCttctctaattattttttatttaataaattatattaattattaagttatttaatataTAGTAGGCTTTTAATGCacactttataaaatattttattttccaattttataattattaggaATTGGGGAAAAGATATTAGGTTTTAATGTTTGATGATTGCATATTTGAAATTCTATGTTTATTTATTGgttattatgaatttatttattatatttataaatgatttttaaaataaaatatcagatgcaataagtgaataaaaatattttattttcattttttgtaatttttaaattaattaaagttagaataaaataatatttttacaattacaggtatttaaaattgttcattcaattttttttactgcatgcattcatttattatatttatggattttgattttttaaataaaaatatccttAAATGTATTcaggaattttgaaaataattaaagtttagtctgaacaatattttttattattaagtgtaaaaataaaataaaaacatcccCAAGTTTGGgacactttaattatttttgttatttattgtatttttcatttatttaataaactttattaattactaGGACATTTTTTTGGCTTACCATCACtatgtttttgtttcaatgtCAAATGCAAAGTATTCACAATTCACCCGTGTTTTACCAATGATTAATTTGtgttataaaatttgtaaaaaaatattttgtaaaccaTTAACTTGTTGACCATCATTGAGTCATTTAATATATAacagtttttaataaatattttgtaaaaaaatatttttatttttattcattatttagtATTTGAAATAATAAGTATTATCTGTTTTAATATCGGTTTCTTTgaattcattcatttatttactatatctgtgatttttataaagataacatattaaaaaaataaattaaatatttattttaattatttttgtttttaatgttgaGAAACAATTaaagtcaaaataaaatgatattttacaaatataaatGTTTGAATATGTgcattcatttattatatttatgatttttaaaaattttaaataataatattaagcgcagagaataaaataaaaataatactttattatttaaaataagataaaatattctttaaaagattttttaatctaaatgtTATTGTTTAATGAGTGATTGAAGAGTTTTTGTTATTGTAatcaacatattttattttcaacattatTTAATGTGTTTATTACATTGGAGCCCTTTTCGtaatttacaaattattgtTTGATTAGTCATTTGGAAAAGTCTTTATTActataattaatgtattttacttttaatattaaattgtttaaataaattgtcTCATGTTGCTagtaatgaatttcaattattgAAAAGTCTTCCTAatacatgtatttattttttttgaaattttttttatgacctgactgttttatattaaaaatatgttagtggtgtaatatttttacatttcttttaagtatattgtttaatatattatttcttgacttatttatggtttatttatattaatcatctatgtgttttttaatcttttattaaaactTATTGAACATtcttttacaatttattttttatactagacagaagatattcttaaaaaaaaaaatcgttgtACTATTTATGTCTATTAAATGTAATTTCTAATCTAACCGACTATTATAATTTACATTCAAGTGAAGAGAGTGTGATGCAATCCATCAAAAGAATCTTAAATATTCATGTAAAATGTTCTTACTATAACATTGTTTGgtttaatgtttaaaaattacttttacgaATTCTGATACATAATTGCAAATTCCggcataaataaagaaaaaaaataaatgtttaaattaaatttaggagagttcaaaaatacttttattctaaaaacaacaaaaaatttcttCTCAATTCATTATGATTTAGAACGTATAACATTGtattaaaattcacaaaaatacGACAAAATTAACAGACAAAAAATTtactttgaaagaaaaaaatacttttagttCTCCTAACTTTAatcaaaacatacattttttcctagataaagaatattttttaaaaaaatttagtggcATTCGAtgtatttatttctatttattattttcttcattgttaagtattgactaaaaaaattgtaagaaaacttgtcaaaaatataatataacattaaGTGAAGAagtgtataaataaaaaaagcagtGAAGAACGTGTCAAAAGGTGATAAGATGAGATCATACAAGTAAGAAAGGATGGCTTGAGAAAAGTAATCATTATTGGatgtttattttacttttagctTAATGTGACTTTTTGGTTAAGTATgcttttataattgttttaggTAGATTAgcttttaaagttttattttatttattatattttttgaatatatggttttagtctctttttttttaaattttgttagaaatattAGTGTTTTTAGAAGTATGgctttataattttagtcttttttgaATATATGGTTTTGGAAATATTAGTGTTCCTATTATGTTAACTTAGTGTTTCTAGATCTTCAACGCACTTAAAAACGTCGTCGTTGACGTGTCGAGATTCTACAATTAGCACCTGCAACAAACACGATTCTGTATTCATTCCCCTCAACGctgtttccttttctatttaGACTCTCGCCACTTCCctcttttcctcattctctttctttcattcgtcttcttcttcttcctgagCTGTTCGTTCGTTGCATCTTCCTTTCTCGCTTTTGCTCTAAGCTAACAGTAATTTCTCATTCTCTCTTCCATTTATGATTTTGCTTCGCGTTTACTTTAACATTACCAAACACTGCCAGATCCCCACTTTTGTTTTctccataaaaattaaaactttttcgTTTTCAACCATTGCCCTTTGTTTCTGAAACTTTTTTATTTGCAACGGTTTAGTTTTCTCCCCCTTCTCTACCATGTTAATTTTGATTTGACTGTTCAGTTATTATCACTTTTTAATCTGCATTCCCTGGTatctgcatttttatttttttcggacATTGACTTGACTTGaatgttaaattttgattttttcttcctttgggGTAGCAGAACACATCTTTCAGACAACAATTTTGGTTCTTTGGCTGTTTCATTTCATGTTTCTGTGTTggggtttttttgttttctctcactgtgttttgacttttgtaaCTTTAATTAGGTCTAAGAAATTCAGGTCAAAATGGAAGACGGGCATAAGTTCCAGGAAGTTTCAAAGCCAAAATATGATTGCCTTTTATTTGGTGAGCTTTCACGATCCATGCTGAATTTGTTCTCTCTTACTTTGCTTTATTGTCTTGTCCTGCCTATGTTATATAtgtgtataacttttttttttttaatttcagatCTTGATGACACCCTTTATCCTTATAGTTCTGGAGTTTCAGTGCAAAtagcaaaaaatattgatggtaATGAATTTACCAGAGTTCCATTATTTGAATGTTAAAAATTTGATACAGTATACGACAATTATCTCTATCTCTCGCTTTCtatgttttatctttttcataaCAAAATGTAGTTCCACATATTCACAAAACATATCCTTTACCAAATACTGGCCTTCTATATGCGAGGGTTCAAACGTGGGTAAAATTATCTAGTATCGAagctgaatttatttttaaaaaaattgggtttattttaatattgcaGAGTATATGATTCAAAAGCTTGGGGTGGAGGCTGCCAAAGTTGCTGAATTGAACTATTCATTATATAAGACTTATGGGACAACGATGGCTGGTCTAAGGGTATGGTTTAATTAACCTTTAAATGAATTGTAATtcatttcaaacatttttttaggcAAAACCGATGTTTAACAAGAACCATCATTTTGTCTCTTGTCCTCTCACCAGGCAATTGGCTATGACTTTGGCTATGATGACTTTAACAGGTAAATTGTctgtacacatttttttttttctctttccatttttctattttggCCATTCATATCAATCCATGTTAAATGAGGCATTTTGTTTTGAGCAGTTTTGTTCATGGGAGATTGCCATATGATGTGCTGCTGAAACCAGACCCTGTTCTCAGGGGCATTTTGCAAAGCCTGCCTGTTAGGAAACTTGTAAGTTTCTTGTTATTATCTTTTAATGGTGAAATTAGTACTTTAGAGAAGCCACTCTTCACTCCTTGATGTATGTATGATGATATGTCTATTCTTGGCTTCCCTCTTCAGATTTTTACTAATGCAGACTCGAAACATGCAATTCGAGCGCTTAAAACCCTTGGACTGGAGGACTGCTTTGAAAGTATTATAAGCTTTGACACTCTGAATCCCTCCAACACCACCAATCCTTCTCATAATAAAGATGGCAGTGAATCCCGATCAACCACTGCAGAAATTTTTGACTTTTGTGAGCACATACGCCGGGCGGAATCTGATATGGTGCTTCCAAGGACCCCAGTTGTCTGCAAACCCTTTGATGATGCATTTGGAAATGCTTTCAAGTTAGCAGATATTGACCCTCAAAGAGCAGTAAGAATATGGACCTTTCCCTCATTTTGGTGTAGCTGTTCAAATTTGAGGACACACTTGTACAAAATAACTAATTACTTATATGATTCATACAAAATTACTAATTACTAAGGCTGGTTTCACAACTGTTTTAAAAGGTATTCAATTTAGTTGTTcttaaaactgaaaaatataaataggtatgggttgtttctgtttttacttttgatttttaaatcatgaaaagaaGAAATCACGAACatattctcaaaataaatttaacaaccaagtatttgttttattttctcatctctaaatttgatttcaaattaatatacttACCAaacatttcttttccttttattttcttttgaaaaacagtTCTTCaatatagaataattttttaaattaaaaaacagaacACATTCCAACTGAcccaaatattttatattcacaCGATGCTTTAGTTATTAATAACCAAATTATGCAAAGAAAGGGCATTAGAGAAACCTCTGTtaatgttcttattttttgcattttcagTATGTGCCTCTTCGGCCTAAAGTGATAATTTCCCTTTCTATCCTTCAGATATTAACTAATGACATTATTTAttcacttgtttttttattgcttttgcCCTTTTCAGTTGTTTTTTGATGACAGCATCCGCAATTTATTGACAGCCAAACGCTTGGGCCTCCACACAGTTGCGGTAAGTAATGAAATATTAGTTATTGGAACATATTttaagttacattttttttcaaaccaatTAAGTTAGACCCCTTAACATTTTAAGTTGCATTTGGATACACGCACACACTTAGAATTTGAGCTTTCTAATTTCTATATAGTTAGTTGAATGGAACGAACTTAAAGTATTCATATTCATTTGTTAATTAAAGTCACGTGTTCTTATTCTTGCATTAGGACAGAAATATTTGTAAAGTTTGACATTGtgaggtctttttttttttctccctttgaAATACATacattagaattaaaataaaatgatttcataCAAATGCGACGTGCATGCAGATTGGTACATCTGTTCGTACCACTGGAGTGGATCATGCATTAGAGAGTATTCATAATATCAAGGAGGCATTTCCTGAGCTTTGGGATGCTGAAGTGAAGCATGAA harbors:
- the LOC100807717 gene encoding uncharacterized protein C24B11.05, with amino-acid sequence MEDGHKFQEVSKPKYDCLLFDLDDTLYPYSSGVSVQIAKNIDEYMIQKLGVEAAKVAELNYSLYKTYGTTMAGLRAIGYDFGYDDFNSFVHGRLPYDVLLKPDPVLRGILQSLPVRKLIFTNADSKHAIRALKTLGLEDCFESIISFDTLNPSNTTNPSHNKDGSESRSTTAEIFDFCEHIRRAESDMVLPRTPVVCKPFDDAFGNAFKLADIDPQRALFFDDSIRNLLTAKRLGLHTVAIGTSVRTTGVDHALESIHNIKEAFPELWDAEVKHEFVQYNVGIETSVKA